In the Arachis ipaensis cultivar K30076 chromosome B04, Araip1.1, whole genome shotgun sequence genome, TTGTTTTCCTGTTAGTGATTGTTTTGAATGGTGCAGAGGAATGTGTGATGCGTTCTATGGTGGGTCAGAGGTCTAGAGGAGAGTTTTGTAGCCGTGGAGGCTGCTTCTGTGGTTGAATCTGTTACTCATTCATGAGGTTTAGTCTACTCTCTGCCCTTGTGGATTTTTCTGATTGATGAATGTTGTGAAATTGAGTGACTGTATTCAATGGAGAATATGAATTTGTTTTGGTGTCAATAATGATATGAAAATCTTGAGGAAGAATTCATGGGTTTGATGGTTAAATTAATGCATCTTACAACTTGTATACACATTATCTCTTATTTTGTTTGAGTTGGTTGTAGAATGTGAACAAAGGGCTTCTTTTCATGCTCTCCTTTTAGTTTATTTGCTGCTTTAAGAGAGAGAATAGGTTTTGATTTCAGAAATGTTGTACATTAGAGGGGACACTCTGCAACTGGATGATGTTGCTGTGGTTAACTTGGATATTAGTGGATAATGTTGTACATTAGAAGGTTGATGATGCTGAATTGGATGTATAATGTGAAGGTGATTGCTGATTCATCTCATAGAAAAGAAATAGTGAATTTGGAGATTGTTTACACTCCGTCATTAAGGTTGCATTTGGTTAGTATCCATGGACAAATACAGGGACAGGATAGGACACAAATATGTTTGGTTGCACTAAGACAAAGACTAAGAGTGTCACGGTGGGATGCAGAATTACATTGTCTTGGTATCTCTGTCTTACTATCTTGTCCCATTCTGTTCCTTGTTCCAAACACATCTAAGTTACTTATGGCCTTAGGAAATGGCAGATAATGACCTTGTCATGGAACCCTCAAATATATCCACTATCCAGGGACCAAAGAagaccaaaaacaaaaaaacaaaaaaagaaggcATAGTTGATTTTAAGTAGTAAATTAGGTGTTAGGCTTAAGGACTTTCTGGCAGTTTTAGGAACGAGGTAACAAATCATAAATTGTTGTAGCTAAGAATGGAGGGTGGATCTAATAGTGGGTAGTCTAGTAGCTAAAGATAGAGAGAAACCTGGAAATACCGTAGGAGAAAACTATTAAAAGTGGTGTAGAGCTTTTAAATCAATTTCTAAATGTAAAAATAAGACACAACATCATGCCAGCGCCTAATCTATGTAGCCAATCCAATCTTCTGGGACAAggtttattattctttttttttttattgtgcgTCTTTCATAGTCCAGACATGATATTTTGGTTTTTCTTTGGAAAAAGAGCATGCTTGGGAACTTCCTAAATCAGCTTTTCTTCACCCTCGAAAAagctgtttcttttttttttttNNNNNNNNNNNNNNNNNNNNNNNNNNNNNNNNNNNNNNNNNNNGGGAAGAAAATTTGTTtgggtaaaattttaaaatagattataATCAACTGCTTATAGCTGAGAAACAACTTTTGAAGTTTATGATGTTAAGTAGAAGTTCATTATTTCAGATATTTTAGGACTTTATTAAATTGACCTCAAGTAtcaaataatatataaaacatCATTTTATACCCTCTCTAgtgattttattatataaaagcaATTTTGTTTTCGTCGACAATCTAAACAAAACATATTGTCTTAAAATTACTTTTTAGCTAAGGTATCCAAACATAAATTAATTCTATATAATCAATTACATAAAAATGATTATACAGATAAATAATTTTGATTTTAGAGCTTTCCCAAACACACTGAAGTTTTGCAAATTTCAGCTCTGGATTTTTGAAATATTCCTGTTATCCTCTGATTGGAAAAAAGGaccattttatttttaaatctttaaaCTCTATATATTATGTTTGAATGTCAATCCAAGATTAGGAGCTGGTTGTTTTGAATGCTCATTACTCAATCTTTTCTTCAAGTTGTTATTTCCGATGGAAAATCAATATTCATGCAGTCTTTGAGGGTGAGATGGTGGAGATAGATTTAAGTTTATCAATTACTATTTACTGGTTGATTTATCTctctcttttttattcttttgggTAGGAACAAGGGAATCATCGGCAATGATAGTTATACTTTTGTTTTATCCGTATACTTTCTCAATAAATGAATTCAATATCTGAATCTTGGCTATAAACTATTTGTTGCTCTTCTTTCCAATGATTTCCTTAATTGCCTTTTACATTTTGTTTTCACTTTTATTTTGTCACAAAATAATGAGTTGTAAGTTTAGGCTCTATCTGTGCTTCACAGGAATATGGCTTTGCAGAAGTATGTTCCTCCTGGTAATGCACCTTCTGTGAATTTGAAACGTTTAACTATTTCCAAGAAGGTGCCTGAAAAAGCTCAGCTTAAGATGGCAAATCAGAATCGTGACATGGATGTGGATGTTGACCTTAGAGAAGTTTATTTTCTCATGATGCACTTCCTTTCTGCTGGGCCGTGCCATAAAACTTATATGCAGTTCAGGAATGAACTTCTTGAACATCAACTCTTACCTAGAAGGTATCATGCTTGGTATTCAAGGAGTGGGGCACCTAGtgctgatgaagatgatgatggtcTATCATTCTCTTTAACTTACGATAAGTTGTTGGAGAGGTATTAtgatattttccttttttttcttcaatttttttatttttattttttagcctCTTCTGACTCTCTAAACGAATTTGTCTTCACTGTTAGACTCTTCAAAATTCACCTACACTGGCCCATTTTAACATTCATGTTTTTCATCTTACTGTTAGTTGTATTGATATCTTATGGTAGATTACCTGTTTGCTATTCATTTATGCTGTAATTTTTGAACAAATAAGTAtgtaatgatttttttttcaattttttaaaatgttaacTTTCTTTATGATCTTTGCAACACAGTTGACTTCATAATTACTTATTCTACAGGTATCCTCACATTGAAAAGGATCACTTAGTCAAGCTTTTGAAGCAATTGTTATTAAATACAGCCTCCCCATCTCTTCGCATGAGTAGTGGAAATGCTCCAAATGCAGCTGATGTTCCTACTCTTTTGGGGAAGGGTTCGTTTTCACTTCTGAGCTGTATGTGTCatttatttgtgttttttttttttgttattattattaacttCAGCATTAACACTTCATTGTGCTGTGGAAATTCTCAAACTAATTAGTGAATTAACTGATTATACTTTTCTCTGTTACAGATGACAATGATAAAATAAATGAAGTCAAGCGGCCACCTCCTCACATGCGCTGGCCTCATATGAAAGCCAATCAGGTTCATGGGCTTAATTTGAGGGAAATTGGGGGTGGTTTTCCCAGACACCATCGTGCACCATCTATACGTGCTGCTTGCTATGCAATTGCAAAGCCTTCTACAATGGTACAGAAAATGCAAAATATCAAGAGGATAAGAGGACACCGTAATGCTGTCTATTGTGGTAGGTTATTCTTTGTAGTGCTAAATAATCTAGCTTATGTTTAGAATTTTTATGTAACTTTGTTGTCCCTGTACTTTTCCTGAAATAAGAATTTACCTTGTTTCTTTTTCGTTTCCTTTAAGGGTTACAGTAGAGTAGAGATACATAGTTGGAGAAgccatattatatatatttaatggGTAGCTGTCTTATTTAAAAGATGATAGAGGCAGAAATAGCTTACTGTCAGAAATGTCATATAGGAAAAAAAATGTCATAATTGATCCTTCTATTGTCTCTTTCTCCTCCTAAGGTATTATATAATATTAATACACATTGTATTATAGAGCAAGGGACAAAGCACAATTAGGGGTGAATAAAACACTTGAACATGCCAAAGACAATTAACCACAACGAAGACGGAAAGATATAATCCGGTAAANNNNNNNNGGCTTGCTGAGCAAGCTACACAGTGAGGGTAGAAGAGTCTTTTACCTGCCAAGCTGTCAGACTAGTTAGGCAGATAAATGATTCTCTGCATGCAAGTCTATCATAATAATCTGTACGCATACTCTATTAAATGACAATCAATCCCTTGGAACTGCCAGATTAGAACAGCAAAAGGAAGCCATAATCACAATCCTACCTCATGGCAGTTAAGGGGCGGCTGCATCCTTAAAGGTGCCTTGTGCTCCAATCAGATGCTCCATAACACTGAAATTATCAGTTCCACTATTTTAGCCATCAATTGGTCTAAACTCTCTTGTGTATCATTTGAAGATTTCATACCGCTCTAGGCCTTACCATCTTCGTCCCCCTCACACCCCCCTTCCCCCTTTTTCTCTCCTCCTTTCTTGAATTATGCTAGTTGCTTATTGAACATGCGACTGAGTTTACTTTAACACATGCCACAGCTATATTAGATCGGTCAGGGAGATATGTCATCACGGGCTCAGATGATCGACTGGTAAAAATTTGGTCAATGGAAACTGCCTATTGTTTGGCCAGTTGCCGTGGACATGAGGTGCATTTGTTTTGTACAATAAATTTTATTTCTCCTGTTTGTCTAGATTTTCATTTGTTTGATATTCTTTGGCCTTTAGATTGAACTGTATGCTATGTTTGATAGGGTGATATCACTGACCTGGCTGTGAGTTCAAACAATGCTTTAGTTGCATCATCATCGAATGACTGTATCATTCGAGTTGTAAGCTCCATGTGACTTATTCAGTTGTATCATTTTGTTTTCCTTCTCCATTGTCCCTGTGCTTTCTGTATGCACTTTATGTTTGACTATTTTATTCTCATAGTGGCGCTTGCCAGATGGCTTACCAATATCAGTTTTGCGGGGACATACTGGAGCTGTTACTGCAATAGCATTTAGTCCAAGAACTGTGTACCATCTTTTATCGTAAGTTTGTTataataaagaaaacaaagaagttTGTAATATAGTCATATGCCTGTGATGTGGATGCTAATCATAAAATGCACAGTAAATTTGAGGTTACCAATCTAATTATGAGATACTTAAGTAGTCCCGTGGTACCATGAGACACACAATTGCCCATAGAGTTTAGCCATTTTGTTACCGTTTCTCTATTTTGATTTTGTCTGACTCTTGATGATTAATCCATCTTATCCATTTACTTTAGGCCCGGAATATAATAGTTTATAAACATTAGGGGGTTATCTTCAGtataaatttatctttttatcgTGAATATAATAGTTTAGGGGAGATAATCTGTGTGAGTTGGATTTTAAAGGATCAATCTATTAAACGGTCCTGATTTCTTCCTATTGATGCTATTTTATCATGACATTGAAAATGTTATTTTCAACTTCAGCCTACAGATTTTTGTATGCATTTAATGGTCTGACCTGATTTGCTTTTGCATGTATTATCCTTACCTTAAGaattgcaagctttctctcccaAGTTAATATTGTGTCTTGTATATTTTGCAGTTCCTCTGATGATGGAACTTGTAGGATATGGGATGCAAGGTACACTCAGTCAAGTCCAAGAATATATGTTCCGAGGCCTTCTGATTCTGTAATTGGTTAGTTGATTCTTTTGTGAATTGATTGAGTAATTTCTTTTTTGTGAGAAGAACTAACATGGAATACCTTATTCAGGGAGGAATGGTGTTTCGTCTTCTAGTACCTTGCCACATAGCCATCAGATCTTTTGCTGCGCCTTTAATGCTAATGGGACTGTCTTTGTCACTGGTAGCTCTGATAATCTTGCTAGGGTACATATCTCTTGATACATACATCATACATGTCTGAATATGAAAATATCTCTTATTTCCTCTATCATATATTTGAATGCCATAGTGTATAGGCTTTAATGGTCATCATATGCTAACAAAACAGCCTCAAAACTAAAATTTACTGTAGAAATAACTCGTTTTCCATTTATAAGAGTACCCAACTATCTCTGACATATTGTTAAGTGCTAGCATCTAAATGAGTGTTTAGCTTTGCATGTTAAGTAGCATTCAGAGAAGTTTACAATCAAGATGTTTAATGCTCACAGAGGCAGAGGAAGAGNTTTCCTTTAATTAAACCAATCATGTATTTATTGAAATGGATTTTCAGCTTCACAATTTCTTATCTAACTTCAAGGTTTTACAGGTCTGGAATGCTTGTAAACCAAGTGTGGATGATACTGAACAGCCAAATCACGAGATAGATGTGTTATCTGGGCATGAAAATGATGTAAACTATGTGCAATTTAGGTTTGTATTGCTCCAGTATCTGATATACTGGTTGATAGATGAAATTTTTGCGTGCTTATGCCCTTTGCTTCATGTTTTGCAGTGGATGTGCAGTAGCATCTCGGTTTTCCACATCAGAAACTTGGAAAGAGGAAAATCTTCCCAAATTTAAGAATTCATGGTGGGTGGGTGTGTATATATATCTTCGGGAACTAGTGTTTTGAATGTTCTGACTCCTAGATTGGCCCTCTCCTCTCCTCTGCTTTCTTCCAGCTAAAAATGCCTTCTGCCCAGTTCTCGATGCTTTTGCCATCTAATAATCTAGTCGGCTTTTATTCCAGGTTGAATCATGACAATATTGTTACCTGCTCTCGTGATGGGAGTGCTATTATATGGATTCCCAAATCACGCAGGTCACATGTAAGATTCATCAAATGTAATTTCTTCTATggttgctttctttctttttcctctttttatGAAAGAAAGTGAGAGTTGTGGCTACTTTGTTACCCAAATTACCAAAGATTAGTTGACTACATTCtagcttttcaaattttttccatttagGGGAAAAGTGGTCGCTGGACTCGGGCATATCATCTGAGAGTTCCACCTCCACCTATGCCTCCTCAACCTCAGAGAGGTGGTCCTCGTCAGAGAACTCTACCCACTCCACGTGGTGTAAATATGATTGTTTGGAGCCTAGATAACCGCTTTGTCCTTGCAGCTATTATGGGTGAGTTNNNNNNNNNNNNNNNNNNNNNNNNNNNNNNNNNNNNNNNNNTCTCATTGTCATACCTTATTTAATGTTCATGTATAAGTTATTGTGGGAGATTTAGTTTTCTTGTAAGCAATTAACTGAAATAGGAATAAAAATCATATCTAAATTAGCAAAGAAAGTTATATGATAATGCAACTGCTATAAATAGTTTTTTTTTGCACACCACAATCATGCATGCATTGTGATCATGCAATCCTATTTCATCATTTGGTCGCGACTACTATATCTGACTGCTAAACCTTTTTGCAGATTGCAGAATATGTGTTTGGAATGCTTCTGATGGCAGCTTAGTACACTCGTTGACTGGACATACTGATTCTGTGAGTATTCACTTTCTTGGTTTTTGCTTTAAATACCATTTTTTCACTGTCAGAAGACATAGCAGTTGTGGTTTATAGGCTTGTTACGACAATTATATGCATGACATCTGATACTTATTGTTGTGTTTCTCCGTTTTTGTTTCAAAGTTTACAAGTTGATTTGATTATGTTTCAAACGGTTGACCTTTTTGTTTTGCAATTCACTAGATATCATTTTTTGCTTTATAATGATAAAGCACAGGGCTttttaagagagagaagagaagtgaaaaaaagaaaaaaaaaggggggNNNNNNNNNNNNNNNNNNNNNNNNNNNNNNNNNNNNNNNNNNNNNNNNNNNNNNNNNNNNNNNNNNNNNNNNNNNNNNNNNNNNNNNNNNNNNNNNNNNNNNNNNNNNNNNNNNNNNNNNNNNNNNNNNNNNNNNNNNNNNNNNNNNNNNNNNNNNNNNNNNNNNNNNNNNNNNNNNNNNNNNNNNNNNNNNNNNNNNNNNNNNNNNNNNNNNNNNNNNNNNNNNNNNNNNNNNNNNNNNNNNNNNNNNNNNNNNNNNNNNNNNNNNNNNNNNNNNNNNNNNNNNNNNNNNNNNNNNNNNNNNNNNNNNNNNNNNNNNNNNNNNNNNNNNNNNNNNNNNNNNNNNNNNNNNNNNNNNNNNNNNNNNNNNNNNNNNNNNNNNNNNNNNNNNNNNNNNNNNNNNNNNNNNNNNNNNNNNNNNNCGTGGGTATTATTTTCTATAGTTGTCCCATTCAATTGGATTCATATGGTGTAACCATTAGCTAACTAGACTGCCTTTCATTTGTCTGCATGCTTTATTTTTCTGCAGTGCTGAAGGAAAAAAGTATGATAATATTGAATGCTTATTTTCTGCAGAATCTGTCTGATATGACATGCTTTGTTCTTTTCTGTGTGTAGACATATGTTCTGGATGTTCACCCATTTAATCCTCGGATAGCTATGAGTGCTGGATATGATGGAAGAACTATTGTGTGGGATGTGAGTCACCGGTTATTTTTTTATCTTGCAGATTTCTAGGCATTCTTATGTTGTTTATATGACTTCGATATTTCATGATTTTAGATATGGGAAGGCATGCCTATCCGGATATACGAGATGTCACATTTTAAGTTGGTAGATGGGAAGTTTTCTCCGTGAGTATAAGTGTGCCAGCTTAGAAATTTAGCTTGCAATAAATTCTCTAGACATATTTGGTGGTTTCAATAGTTTTCAAAAGTTATTCTCATGGTATAAACAccaataatttttattttcagcTATAGCCTTGTTTTGTTGGTATATGATGTTTTATTAATCCATTTGTACACTACCTGAATCAGTTTGTTTATGTTTTGTTGAATCATACATTTATTTTATAGGGATGGGACATCCATAATACTTTCAGATGATGTTGGTCAACTATATATATTAAGTACAGGTCAAGGTGAGTCCCAGAAAGATGCAAAATATGATCAGGTACATATATCTCTAACCCATTACATGCTTTCTGTCTCTTTGCTAATGTTTGGAACTAATATTCTTGGCCAATATTGACAGTTCTTTCTTGGTGATTATCGTCCTCTCATTCAAGACACCCATGGTAATGTACTTGACCAGGTTAGTTGAttgcttaattttctttttcattatgaaGGCTGTATAACATCCCATTAACTTCTTATACCTCTGCTGCGACTGCTGTGTATCTTTATCTTTTTGAGTGAGGTTGTTGGTGAAGTTTTTTCTAGGAATTAATCCATGCATTTTTCTACTTATGCCAATTGAAAATTTATGTACCCAAATACTCCTTTCTATTTGCACTGACGCTAAACTActacattttaatttttaatgcatTGGTAGGTTAGTTCGGTACTAACCAGCTGTCAACGCATTTAAAAACCTAAAACAGCGTAATGCAAGGTAAAAAGAGTATTTTGGTACATAATCGTTAACTTAGAGTAAGGTTTAATTTGTTTTAATAGTAGGAATATTAATATAAGAAAGCTCAAGGTTAAACTGTATTTGATTCACTCCTGAAAAATTAAATGATACATTTTATGATGGATCATCCACTGGCACCTGATATGATAAATTTAAGCAATTATGTTGTCGAAATCCTTAAGTGTTGATAAAATGACTCTCTCTAAAGTTATGATGCTTTTTCTGATTCATGTTTTATTTATGGTCGTATAAAGTCCGCATTTTCTTATCTGTAactggtattaaattttgaatcaGGAAACTCAGATTGTACCCTATCGACGAAATCTGCAAGATTTGCTTTGTGATTCAGGTTAATTCTGCTTCCTGGGTCTGTCcatgattttatatatatatatatactgtatTTCTTTTGTTTCTGTTTTCCTCGGTTATTCTTCTTATACATTGTTGTTATATGTTGTCAAATTTCCAGCAATGATTCCTTATCCAGAACCTTATCAGAGTGAATTTCAGCAAAGACGATTAGGAGCTTTAGGCCTTGAGTGGCGGCCATCATCGCTAAGGCTTGCTGTTGGTCCTGACTTCAGTTTGGACCCAGATTATCATATGCTTCCATTGGCAGACTTGGATCTGCTTACAGAACCCCTTCCGGAGTTTATAGATGCTATGGATTGGGCTCCAGAAATTGAAGTGTTTAGTGATGATGCAGATTCAGAATATAATGTCACTGAAGATTTCTCTTCTCGAGGCGAGCAAGAATGTTCAAGCTCCAATGGCTCTGGCGATACAGGGTGCAGCACGGACAACAGTGAAGGGGAGGATGCTCATATGGACTGTATCCGTAgatcaaaaagaaaaagacagaAGACTGAAGTAAGTATACAGAGAATGTAAACAGCATGCTCCTAAGGACTTCTGTAACTAATTTGAATTATCCTGTTTTCTTTTCTACAGATCGAGATTATGACTTCTTCTGGGAGACGTGTGAAAAGGAGGAACTTGGATGAGGTTGATGGCAATAATTTAACTGGTAGTCGAAGCAGAAAGGGAAAAAGTGGCCAAAAAGCATCAAGGAAAACTTCTAAATCCAAATCTTCCAGACCTCAAAGAGCTGCTGCACGCAATGCTCTACacttattttctaaaattactgGTACACCAACAGATGGAGAAGATGATAGTTTGGTTGGTGATTTTTCAGATAGTGAATCAACACTGCAAGATTCTAACATGGACAGTGATGAATCTGATAGAGCTGCACAGAATGATCAACTGAAATCTTCAAAAGGAAAAGAAGTATCAACATATGAATCGGAGGACATGAAATCTCATGGGTTAACGGAGACTGATGCAGTTGCAGGGAACAGAAGGAGATTGGTTCTCAAGTTGCCAATTCGTGATTCATCGAAACATACTCATGGATTTGACAACCAAGCTGAGTTGGTTGGGTCGTCATCAAAATCTGCACAGGAAGCTCATAATTTTAATAAGAATAGTTGTATGGATGAAGGTTATTCTGGCAGTGGAAGTTACCATACAATTGAAGGATCACATCGGTTGAATATTGAAGTAGACCGTGTAGACTTGCTGGAGAAAATTAGATGGGGAGTGGTTAGGCCTCGTTCTTCCAAACCCCTGAGAGTGGGAGAAGCTGCAGCATCAAATGCAAATCCTGACTCTCTGAAGTTTAGTAATCATCTCATTGAAACAGAAAAAGAGGAGAAGGAATTTAGTCCATTGACCCCTCCTTCAGAAACCAAAAATGATGAAAATATGGTAGACAGTCTAGCAGATATCAATGACAATGGTGATTGTACTACTCATCCTTTTAACCCTTTTGAGAATGGTGAGAATGAGGAAGAGCTCACAACTACCAGAGATCACAGGAATAAAGAGGAATCACTAGTGTCAGCCCTGATTCCTGATAATACAGGTACTGCATTTGTTAGCAATAGTGGTGCTGAGCAACTGCCTGAACCAAATAGCAGTTTCCCTTCCGTATTAACAAAGTTAAGGTCAAAAAGAGGTTCAAGAGATCCTGAATGTTCATCCAAGCATGGAACAAAATCTCCAGTGCTAAAGAATAGTGCATGTAGCAATCATGCCAGCAATGAACAGTGTATGATTGTTACTGAGAATGATGACAACAGCAAGGTAGTAATACCCAATCAGGGAGAAAATGGATCACAAGAAATAGATGCTCAAGGTACACAACATTGTACTTCAAATGGTCCACTAGAGCCACATCCCCGAAGAGATAAAATGTTCAAAGCCGTTTACAAAAGATCAAGATCAAATAGGGCATCTAATAATTCATCTAATGGTGGTGCTTTAGGAGAATCCACTTCTAATGGAAGCAATAGTAATTTCAATACATCAGTGGGTTTCAGTAATGGCACAAATAAGGATGTTCGTGACAATGGATCAATAGAGCTGGAGCCAATCACATCTGACCCAAATGACAAGGGGAATCATCTCAAAGTGGAAAATGGGCATGAAGATGGTGTTGGTAGAAGTCAACATAACATGCAGACCAATGGAGTAAAGTTTACAGAAGAAGAAAGAGGTTCTAGTTCAAAATCGACCGTTGGTATAAGGTCCACCAGGAGCCGGAGATCTAGTTACAATATTCATGAAACTCATGAAACTAGTCCTGTAAATAGAAAAAAATCACTACAATCAGCTAATAAAGGATCGTGGTTGCTGTTATCAACTCAGGAAGAAGGTTGTAGATTTATTCCACAACAGGGAGATGAGGTTGTATATTTGAGGCAGGTTAGTCATAACATTACCTATTACATTTTATAGTTTTGCGTGTgtggtttattttattttatctttttattggTTTATCttaggtttatggtttaagtatTATTGCTTTTATAGGTGTAATATCTTTCTTAAGAAATATCATCAACGAGATGGATGATGGTTTTTCTAGGTGTTATATTAGTTTTGTATGTCTCTTACAATATGTTTTCCTTCGAAAATATCCATTTTTCAGGGGCACCAGGAATACATAGCTAATTATAGTCGCAAAAAGGAAGCAGGACCTTGGATGTCGATTAAGGAAAATATAAGAGCTGTAGAATATTGTATAGTTCAAAGCCTTGACTATGCTCATGATTCGGGTTC is a window encoding:
- the LOC107638995 gene encoding bromodomain and WD repeat-containing protein 3 isoform X2, translating into MALQKYVPPGNAPSVNLKRLTISKKVPEKAQLKMANQNRDMDVDVDLREVYFLMMHFLSAGPCHKTYMQFRNELLEHQLLPRRYHAWYSRSGAPSADEDDDGLSFSLTYDKLLERYPHIEKDHLVKLLKQLLLNTASPSLRMSSGNAPNAADVPTLLGKGSFSLLSYDNDKINEVKRPPPHMRWPHMKANQVHGLNLREIGGGFPRHHRAPSIRAACYAIAKPSTMVQKMQNIKRIRGHRNAVYCAILDRSGRYVITGSDDRLVKIWSMETAYCLASCRGHEGDITDLAVSSNNALVASSSNDCIIRVWRLPDGLPISVLRGHTGAVTAIAFSPRTVYHLLSSSDDGTCRIWDARYTQSSPRIYVPRPSDSVIGRNGVSSSSTLPHSHQIFCCAFNANGTVFVTGSSDNLARVWNACKPSVDDTEQPNHEIDVLSGHENDVNYVQFSGCAVASRFSTSETWKEENLPKFKNSWLNHDNIVTCSRDGSAIIWIPKSRRSHGKSGRWTRAYHLRVPPPPMPPQPQRGGPRQRTLPTPRGVNMIVWSLDNRFVLAAIMDCRICVWNASDGSLVHSLTGHTDSTYVLDVHPFNPRIAMSAGYDGRTIVWDIWEGMPIRIYEMSHFKLVDGKFSPDGTSIILSDDVGQLYILSTGQGESQKDAKYDQFFLGDYRPLIQDTHGNVLDQETQIVPYRRNLQDLLCDSAMIPYPEPYQSEFQQRRLGALGLEWRPSSLRLAVGPDFSLDPDYHMLPLADLDLLTEPLPEFIDAMDWAPEIEVFSDDADSEYNVTEDFSSRGEQECSSSNGSGDTGCSTDNSEGEDAHMDCIRRSKRKRQKTEIEIMTSSGRRVKRRNLDEVDGNNLTGSRSRKGKSGQKASRKTSKSKSSRPQRAAARNALHLFSKITGTPTDGEDDSLVGDFSDSESTLQDSNMDSDESDRAAQNDQLKSSKGKEVSTYESEDMKSHGLTETDAVAGNRRRLVLKLPIRDSSKHTHGFDNQAELVGSSSKSAQEAHNFNKNSCMDEGYSGSGSYHTIEGSHRLNIEVDRVDLLEKIRWGVVRPRSSKPLRVGEAAASNANPDSLKFSNHLIETEKEEKEFSPLTPPSETKNDENMVDSLADINDNGDCTTHPFNPFENGENEEELTTTRDHRNKEESLVSALIPDNTGTAFVSNSGAEQLPEPNSSFPSVLTKLRSKRGSRDPECSSKHGTKSPVLKNSACSNHASNEQCMIVTENDDNSKVVIPNQGENGSQEIDAQGTQHCTSNGPLEPHPRRDKMFKAVYKRSRSNRASNNSSNGGALGESTSNGSNSNFNTSVGFSNGTNKDVRDNGSIELEPITSDPNDKGNHLKVENGHEDGVGRSQHNMQTNGVKFTEEERGSSSKSTVGIRSTRSRRSSYNIHETHETSPVNRKKSLQSANKGSWLLLSTQEEGCRFIPQQGDEVVYLRQGHQEYIANYSRKKEAGPWMSIKENIRAVEYCIVQSLDYAHDSGSGDGCCKMILQFVDPDSSVFGKSFKLNLPDVTGFPDFLVERTRFDAAMQRNWTRRDKCRVWWKDDSESDGSWWEGRIMCEKAKSSEFPDSPWERYTIRYKNDLTETHLHSPWELFDADTQWEQPHIDDEVRNKLLTALTKLQESGNKVQDRYGVHELQKISSKLKFLNRFPVPLSLDLIESRLENNYYRRLEALKHDVTILLSNAAAYFEKDAGMSTKIKRLSEWFTKTFLSL
- the LOC107638995 gene encoding bromodomain and WD repeat-containing protein 3 isoform X4 translates to MSSSDDGTCRIWDARYTQSSPRIYVPRPSDSVIGRNGVSSSSTLPHSHQIFCCAFNANGTVFVTGSSDNLARVWNACKPSVDDTEQPNHEIDVLSGHENDVNYVQFSGCAVASRFSTSETWKEENLPKFKNSWLNHDNIVTCSRDGSAIIWIPKSRRSHGKSGRWTRAYHLRVPPPPMPPQPQRGGPRQRTLPTPRGVNMIVWSLDNRFVLAAIMDCRICVWNASDGSLVHSLTGHTDSTYVLDVHPFNPRIAMSAGYDGRTIVWDIWEGMPIRIYEMSHFKLVDGKFSPDGTSIILSDDVGQLYILSTGQGESQKDAKYDQFFLGDYRPLIQDTHGNVLDQETQIVPYRRNLQDLLCDSAMIPYPEPYQSEFQQRRLGALGLEWRPSSLRLAVGPDFSLDPDYHMLPLADLDLLTEPLPEFIDAMDWAPEIEVFSDDADSEYNVTEDFSSRGEQECSSSNGSGDTGCSTDNSEGEDAHMDCIRRSKRKRQKTEIEIMTSSGRRVKRRNLDEVDGNNLTGSRSRKGKSGQKASRKTSKSKSSRPQRAAARNALHLFSKITGTPTDGEDDSLVGDFSDSESTLQDSNMDSDESDRAAQNDQLKSSKGKEVSTYESEDMKSHGLTETDAVAGNRRRLVLKLPIRDSSKHTHGFDNQAELVGSSSKSAQEAHNFNKNSCMDEGYSGSGSYHTIEGSHRLNIEVDRVDLLEKIRWGVVRPRSSKPLRVGEAAASNANPDSLKFSNHLIETEKEEKEFSPLTPPSETKNDENMVDSLADINDNGDCTTHPFNPFENGENEEELTTTRDHRNKEESLVSALIPDNTGTAFVSNSGAEQLPEPNSSFPSVLTKLRSKRGSRDPECSSKHGTKSPVLKNSACSNHASNEQCMIVTENDDNSKVVIPNQGENGSQEIDAQGTQHCTSNGPLEPHPRRDKMFKAVYKRSRSNRASNNSSNGGALGESTSNGSNSNFNTSVGFSNGTNKDVRDNGSIELEPITSDPNDKGNHLKVENGHEDGVGRSQHNMQTNGVKFTEEERGSSSKSTVGIRSTRSRRSSYNIHETHETSPVNRKKSLQSANKGSWLLLSTQEEGCRFIPQQGDEVVYLRQGHQEYIANYSRKKEAGPWMSIKENIRAVEYCIVQSLDYAHDSGSGDGCCKMILQFVDPDSSVFGKSFKLNLPDVTGFPDFLVERTRFDAAMQRNWTRRDKCRVWWKDDSESDGSWWEGRIMCEKAKSSEFPDSPWERYTIRYKNDLTETHLHSPWELFDADTQWEQPHIDDEVRNKLLTALTKLQESGNKVQDRYGVHELQKISSKLKFLNRFPVPLSLDLIESRLENNYYRRLEALKHDVTILLSNAAAYFEKDAGMSTKIKRLSEWFTKTFLSL